One stretch of Aerosakkonema funiforme FACHB-1375 DNA includes these proteins:
- a CDS encoding pentapeptide repeat-containing protein gives MQRKIFAIAILILPFCWTAPSQAAKPEHIKQLLATNQCPKCDLKNVDLRGGNFRGADLTGANLAGAMLEGADLRGAKLRGAELQQTVLRSANLEVTDLQEAKMRNAMVRGANLRGANLKNARLRGARLREVDLREANLSGAFLTEAVLIESNLSMADLRGANLTAAKLTKANLETANLESANLTGADLSEAYLGEATLRNAILNNANLKSAYMAACTLVGAKLNGAILNRTDLTGANLSQADLTNAKVANADLSKTILTMANLTNANLTNSKLINAYLFNTNLQGAILTNANLTSANVENANLRNTILNSADLSQVNLKSANLYQTNLTGAILSDVNLNEIDLSLVKLMPDLFNHAARMNREPLLESVSATSENSDRTTAEQQSKPSLSPPRRAGRFAEEWRRNNRQRNRN, from the coding sequence ATGCAACGAAAAATCTTTGCGATCGCCATTTTAATACTTCCCTTTTGCTGGACAGCTCCCTCACAAGCTGCCAAACCAGAACATATCAAACAATTACTCGCCACAAATCAGTGTCCCAAATGCGATCTCAAGAATGTAGACCTTAGAGGCGGCAACTTTCGAGGTGCCGACCTCACCGGTGCCAACTTAGCCGGTGCTATGCTGGAAGGTGCTGACTTGCGGGGTGCCAAGCTACGCGGTGCCGAACTACAGCAGACCGTCCTCAGAAGTGCCAACCTAGAAGTAACCGACCTGCAAGAAGCCAAAATGAGAAATGCTATGGTCAGGGGAGCTAACCTCAGAGGCGCAAATTTAAAAAATGCCAGACTCCGAGGTGCCAGACTCAGAGAAGTTGACTTACGAGAAGCCAACCTCAGTGGTGCCTTTTTAACCGAAGCTGTCCTCATCGAATCTAATCTGAGTATGGCCGATTTAAGAGGTGCCAACCTCACAGCCGCCAAATTAACCAAAGCTAATTTGGAAACTGCCAACTTAGAAAGCGCTAACCTCACAGGTGCGGACTTGAGCGAAGCTTATTTAGGCGAAGCCACTCTCAGGAATGCCATCCTCAATAATGCCAACCTCAAAAGTGCTTATATGGCTGCTTGTACCCTCGTTGGCGCTAAGCTGAATGGAGCTATCCTCAACCGCACCGATTTAACAGGAGCTAACCTCAGTCAAGCCGATCTAACTAATGCCAAAGTAGCTAATGCCGACCTCAGTAAAACTATCCTGACTATGGCTAACTTGACCAATGCTAACCTGACAAATTCAAAATTGATTAATGCTTATCTGTTTAATACCAATTTGCAAGGTGCTATCCTCACCAATGCCAACTTAACCAGTGCCAATGTCGAAAATGCCAATCTCAGGAATACTATCTTGAATAGTGCCGACTTGAGTCAGGTTAATTTGAAGTCAGCCAACTTGTATCAGACCAATCTAACAGGTGCAATTTTGAGCGATGTTAACTTGAACGAGATTGACCTAAGTTTAGTCAAGCTTATGCCCGATCTATTCAACCACGCAGCGCGAATGAATCGAGAGCCCCTGTTAGAGTCAGTTTCTGCCACATCGGAAAATAGCGATCGCACAACAGCAGAACAGCAAAGCAAACCCTCCCTTTCTCCCCCTAGAAGAGCGGGTAGATTTGCAGAAGAGTGGCGAAGAAATAACAGACAAAGAAATAGAAATTGA
- a CDS encoding 3'-5' exonuclease — MGKKLDIIIIVDVEATCWSESPPPGQENEIIEIGICTLDIATGKRLEKESILVKPERSTVSEFCTQLTTLTQAQVDTGISFAEACAMLKQKYLSHQRVWASYGDYDRRQFERQCQSRQISYPFGTRHINVKTLFAIVHGLSIEVGMDEALQLLNLPLEGTHHRGGDDAWNIAAIFSELLLKRPIQK, encoded by the coding sequence ATGGGTAAAAAACTAGATATAATTATTATTGTCGATGTCGAAGCGACTTGCTGGTCAGAGTCGCCACCACCAGGTCAAGAAAATGAAATTATCGAAATCGGTATTTGCACATTAGATATTGCTACGGGAAAACGACTGGAAAAAGAAAGTATTTTAGTAAAACCGGAACGATCGACTGTCAGCGAGTTTTGCACTCAATTGACTACATTAACTCAGGCGCAAGTAGATACGGGAATTTCCTTTGCCGAAGCTTGTGCTATGCTCAAACAAAAATATTTATCGCATCAGCGAGTTTGGGCAAGCTATGGCGATTACGATAGACGACAATTTGAAAGACAGTGCCAATCTCGTCAGATTAGCTATCCTTTCGGCACAAGGCATATTAATGTGAAAACGCTGTTTGCGATCGTTCATGGTTTGTCGATCGAAGTTGGTATGGACGAAGCTTTGCAGTTACTTAATCTACCCCTGGAAGGTACGCATCATCGCGGCGGAGATGATGCTTGGAATATCGCGGCGATATTTTCTGAGTTGCTATTGAAACGCCCAATTCAGAAATAA
- a CDS encoding UDP-N-acetylmuramoyl-tripeptide--D-alanyl-D-alanine ligase: MPRATIAQLSEILALSPKNLSEKALATLATGISTDTRSLMPGEVFLALRGENFDGHKFVRSAVEKGAIAIITERDVDDKLPADFPELRVADTLKAYQAIASWWRDRFPIPVIAVTGSFGKTTTKELIAAVLSTKGRVLKTQANYNNEIGVPKTLLELGPEHDFAVIEMAMRGRGQIAELTQIAHPTIGVITNVGTAHIGILGTEEAIAQAKCELLAEISPTAVAILNQDNCLLMETAATVWQGQTITYGLEGGDLRGELINLETLRVEGLEFPLPLPGRHNAQNYLAALAVAKVLQIDRTPLTAGLSVTLPEGRAKRYELPNDIVILDETYNAGLESMLAALNLLAQTPGQRHIAVLGTMKELGEKSSQLHRQVGAKARELNLDALLILADDPQAEAIAQGAEPLPSECFKTHADVVKRLKEVVREGDRILFKASHSVGLDRVVNEFRQLEIGH, from the coding sequence ATGCCTCGCGCCACCATTGCCCAATTGTCTGAAATTCTGGCTCTTTCGCCCAAAAATTTATCTGAAAAAGCTCTGGCGACACTGGCAACGGGTATTTCAACGGATACGCGCAGCCTGATGCCGGGAGAAGTCTTCCTGGCGCTGCGGGGAGAAAATTTTGATGGGCATAAATTTGTCCGATCTGCGGTTGAAAAAGGAGCGATCGCCATCATTACAGAGCGGGATGTCGATGACAAGTTACCAGCAGATTTCCCGGAACTGCGAGTGGCAGACACCCTCAAAGCTTACCAAGCGATCGCCAGCTGGTGGCGCGATCGATTTCCCATTCCTGTCATCGCCGTAACCGGATCTTTTGGCAAAACTACGACAAAAGAACTGATTGCGGCAGTTTTATCCACCAAAGGGCGCGTTCTCAAAACCCAGGCAAACTACAATAACGAGATCGGCGTACCCAAAACGCTGCTGGAACTGGGGCCAGAACATGACTTTGCTGTGATTGAAATGGCAATGCGGGGTAGGGGACAAATTGCAGAACTGACACAAATAGCACATCCTACTATCGGTGTAATTACGAATGTGGGTACGGCACATATAGGCATATTGGGCACGGAGGAAGCGATCGCCCAAGCGAAGTGCGAGTTACTTGCCGAAATCTCTCCCACGGCAGTTGCTATTCTCAATCAGGATAATTGTTTGCTGATGGAAACTGCTGCTACCGTCTGGCAAGGGCAAACAATAACTTATGGATTAGAAGGGGGAGATTTACGCGGGGAACTGATTAACTTGGAAACTCTGAGAGTGGAAGGATTAGAATTTCCCCTACCTTTACCCGGACGCCATAATGCACAAAATTATTTAGCTGCTTTGGCGGTAGCTAAAGTACTTCAAATCGATCGCACACCGTTAACTGCCGGTTTGTCGGTGACTTTACCAGAAGGAAGGGCTAAACGTTACGAATTGCCTAACGATATTGTAATTTTGGATGAAACTTACAATGCCGGGTTAGAGTCGATGCTGGCGGCGCTAAACTTGCTGGCGCAGACACCGGGTCAACGCCATATCGCTGTGCTAGGTACGATGAAAGAATTGGGTGAGAAATCCTCACAATTGCACCGCCAAGTCGGTGCGAAGGCGCGAGAGTTGAATCTCGACGCTTTGCTGATTTTAGCAGACGATCCGCAAGCCGAAGCGATCGCCCAAGGAGCCGAGCCTTTGCCATCGGAATGCTTTAAGACGCACGCAGATGTGGTGAAACGTTTGAAAGAGGTTGTCAGAGAAGGCGATCGCATTCTCTTTAAAGCTTCTCATTCCGTGGGACTCGATCGCGTTGTCAATGAGTTTCGGCAACTGGAAATTGGTCATTAA